The Stenotrophomonas sp. NA06056 genome segment TGAGGCGCTGGTACTCGCAGCAGGTATCCCGGTGTCGTGGCTGCAGGGCGATGGCATCGCCGTGCAGGGCCTGCGTACGCCGCAGGGGCAACTCAACTATCGCCTGCAGCGCAGCGACAAGCAGCTGGTGCTGGACGTACAGCCCGGCCTGGTGCCCCCGGTCGGTGGCGTGGTGCTGCCATGGCCATATTCGGGCGAGCCGGGGCAGGCGACGGTCAATGGCGAAGCGGTGGAGTGGATCAACAACGAGCTGCATGTGCATCAGTTGCCGGCACGGGTCGAGATCGACGTGCCCAGCGCGGTGCGTCGCGCTGAGCGCAAGGGGCAGTAACCATGCGTCAACCGCGTGGAATCGGCCGCAGTCTCGGCGTACTTGGGCTGGCGATCGCGTTGGCCCTGCCCGGAGTGGCGCCAGCCGCTGCAGCGGTCGCCGCGGTTGATGCGGCGTCGATCAGCGAGCCGGGCATGAGCATGGTGACGTTCAACCTGCACCATGATCGCGAGGACTGGCCCAGCCGCCGCCGCACGATCGTGGCTGAGCTCAAGCGCCTGCAGCCCGATGCCATCGCACTGCAGGAGGTGATCCAGAGGCGCAACGTGCGCAACCAGGCGCAGTGGCTGGCCAGCCAGCTCGGTTACCGGTATGTATTCGTGTCCACCGACCCAGTGGGTGCGCCCAAGCGCTATGGCAATGCACTACTGACCCGGCGCCCGATCCTGGCCCGTGGCGAGCACCTGCTGCTGCCGCTGGATGACTATCGCACCGTGGCCCACCTGCGCATCGACGTGGACGGCAAGCCGGTCAATGTCTATGCCACCCACCTCAACGAGCGCAGTGACGACACCGGCCAGCGCATCCGCCGCAGCCAGGTCGAGGATCTGCTGCGCTACATCACCGCGACATCCGCTGGCGCGCCGGTGGTGATCGCCGGCGACTTCAATGCGCTGGTCGATGCTGGAGACCTGAGCGAGCTGCGCAGCTACTACGGCGACAGCTACGGCAGCGTGCACGTCAACACCGACCTGGCCGGCGTCAGTACGCTCAACCGTCATTACTACCAGGCGCCGTCGCGGATCGATCACATCTTCTTCCAGCAGGACCAGATGGTCGCGCGCGAAGCGAAGATCCTGTTTGACCAGCCGGATGATGGCGGCCGTTGGGCGTCGGATCACTACGGGGTGTGGACCCGGTTGCAGTTCGCCCCGGCGAACTGACACACGCGTTGGTAGATGCCAACCTTGGTTGGCATGAAACCCACAGCGCCAACCAAGGTTGGCCTCTACCAGAGCGCTGCCTCCTGATGGCAGGGGAGGGTAGGGACCAGACGCACAAACAAAAAAGGCGGGGATCATCGATCCCCGCCTTTTCGTCTTACGCGATCAAAGAACGATCAGTTCGCCGGCGGCGTGCGCTTGGCGGCTTCTTCGTCTTCGTCCGATGCCTGGGCATCAGCGGCCTGTGCGGCAGCGTCGGCATGGCCATCGGCGACCGGGTCGATCGACGGCGCCACCACTGCTTCGGCCACCGGTGCAGCGGCTTCCACTGGCGCGGCTTCGACAGCCACCGCGGTTGCCGGCTGCTCGACGATCGGCGCGACTTCAACCTCGGCCTTCGGTTCGACGGCCGGAGTGGCTTCAACCACCGGTGCAATTTCGGCTACCACCGGCTTCGGCTCGACCACCGGGGCGGCTTCGATCACCGCAGCCGGTTCAACGGCCGGGGGTGCTTCGACCACCACGGTCGGTTCAGCGGCCGGGGCTGCTTCGACCACCGCAGCGGTCTCGACCACCGGCGGTGCCTCAGAAGCCGGCTGTACCGGCGTCGCTGCATCGATGGCATCCAGCATGCTGGTCTGGACTGGCGACGGGGCCGGTTCGGCCTTGGCAACGGCTTCCACCGGAGCGACTGCATCGACGACTACGGCGCTGCTCACGGCTGCGACTGGAGCAACAGCAGCGGCCACTGCAACCGGGGCGCGTGCCGGCTTGCCGGCATCAGCGGCGGCCGGTTCGACTTCGTCATCGAAATCGAATTCCGGCTGCGAACGCGACGGCTGCGCGACGGCAACCGGGGTATTCACCGGAGCCTGGGCCGTCTGCTCGACGGAATCGCCGTCGTTGTCGTCACCCTCGGCGTCATCGCCGTCGTCCAGCTCATCTCCCAGCACGTCGCCGCCTGCGGCGTTCTCGGCACCGCCACGACGACGACGACGACCACCGCGACGGCCACGGCGGCGGCGGGTTGCGCTTTCGCCGGCCTGATCACCTGCGGCATCGGCCGCAGTCTCTTCGGTGGCGCCGGTCGCAACCACGACCTCGGCCGCGGCGGCGGTGTCCACGACCGCGGCAGTGTCGACCACGTTCTCGGTGACGGCGGTCGATGCCAATGCCTTTTCTTCCTGCACTACGACGGTGGCCGCAACCGCGGTCGTGGTAGCCACGGCAGCTGCTGCGGTCACGACATCGGCCGGGGCTTCGGCAGCAGCACGCTGCGGCTTCTCGGCTGGCTTGTCACCGTCCTGCGGGCGCGGCTGCTTCGGCTGCTTCAGCTTCGGCTGCTGTTGGCCCTGACCCTGGCCCTGTTCGTTGCGCGGCTTGTTGTTCTGTTGCTGCGGCTGCTGGGCATCCTTCGGCTTGCCCTGCTGCTGCGGGTGCTGCTGGGCGTTGCCATTGGCCTGGTTGCCGCCGTTGCGGCCGTCCTTGCGCTGCTCACCGCGGTCCTTGCGGTTACCGCCATCCTTCTGCTGCTGCGCGTTGCCATTGCCATTGCCATTGCCGCCGTTGCCACGGCTGTCCTCGCGGCGGTCCTTGCGGTCCTTGTTGCGATCCTTGTTGCGGTCACGGCGGCCGCCATCCTGCTGCGGCTGGCGTGCAGCAGGTGCCGGTGCGGGAGCCGGTGCCGGCTCGCCGCCGAAGATGCGCTTCAACCAGCCAACCACGCCGCCGCTGGCGGCGGCAGCCGGAACCACTGGGGCCACCGGTGCCGGTGCGGGTGCCACGGTCGGTTCCACTTCCTCGCGTACCGGGGCGGGCGAGTTGTGCTTGACCTGGGTCACCATCGGCGGCGGGATGTTCAGCTGGCCCTTGGTCAGCGCGTGTACCGGCAGCTTGCGCGGAGTGCCGCGCTGGTAGCTCGGCCTGCCGCTTTCTTCGCCCAGTTCGTTGTCGCGCAGGCGGGTGACGGTGTAATGCGGGGTGTGCAGCTGCTCGTCGGCAACGATCACGATCGGCGCTTCGTGGCGCCGTTCGATCTCGCGCAACGCGCTGCGCTTTTCATTGAGCAGGTAATTGGCGATCTCCACCGGGGCCTGGACCAGCACCTGCCCGGTGTTCTCCTTCATCGCATGCTCTTCAGCGACGCGGATGATCGACAGCGACAGCGACTCGACGCTGCGCATGCGGCCATGGCCGTCGCAACGCGGGCAGACGATCTGGCTGGATTCGCCCAGGCTCGGACGCAGGCGCTGGCGGCTCATTTCCAGCAGGCCGAAGCGCGAGATGCGGCCGACCTGCACGCGCGCGCGGTCGTACTTCAACGCGTTGGCGAGGCGGTTCTCGACTTCGCGCTGGTGCTTGTTGGAGGCCATGTCGATGAAGTCGATCACCACCAGGCCGCCGAGGTCGCGCAGGCGCAGCTGGCGGGCTACTTCCTCGGCCGCTTCCAGATTGGTCTGGAACGCGGTGTCCTCGATGTCGCTGCCCTTGGTGGCGCGCGAGGAGTTGACGTCGACGGCGGTCAGGGCTTCGGTCTGGTCAACCACGATCGAGCCGCCCGACGGCAGGCGCACGTTGCGCTCGTAGGCACCTTCGATCTGCGATTCGATCTGGAAGCGGTTGAACAGCGGGATGTCGTCCTTGTAATGCTTGAGCTTGCGCAGGGTCTGCGGCATCACCTGCTGCATGAATTCGCGGGCGTGCTCGTACATCTCCTCGGTGTCCACCAGGATCTCGCCGATGTCGGCGCGCAGGTAGTCACGCAGGGCGCGCACGATCAGGCGCGATTCCTGGTAGATCAGGAACGGGGCCGGCTTGCTCAGGGCGGCCTCGGCGATGGCGCGCCAGACGTTGAGCAGGTAATCCAGATCCCACTGCAGCTCTTCCGCATCGCGGCCGACGCCGGCGGTACGGATGATCACGCCCATGTCATCAGGGATGTTCAGCTTGTCCAGGGCGTCCTTCAGGGCGGCGCGGTCTTCGCCCTCGATGCGACGAGAGACACCGCCGGCGCTCGGCGAGTTCGGCATCAGCACCATGTAGCGGCCGGCCAGCGAGATGAACGTGGTCAGGGCTGCGCCCTTGTTGCCACGCTCTTCCTTGTCCACCTGGACGACGATTTCCTGCCCTTCCTTCAGCAGCTCGCGGATGCCGGCCTTGTTGTGGTCGACACCGGCCTGGAAGTAATCGCGGGAGATTTCCTTCAGCGGCAGGAAGCCATGGCGGCCGCCACCGTATTCAACGAAGGCCGCTTCCAGCGAGGGCTCGATGCGGAAGATCCGGCCCTTGTAGATGTTGGACTTCTTCTGTTCCTTGGACGGCTGCTCGATGTCGATGTCATACAACGACTGGCCATCCACGATGGCAACGCGCAGCTCTTCAGCCTGCGTGGCGTTGATCAGCATTCGCTTCATTGTTGCGTTCCTCGCAAGCGGCTACCGCGCGGAACGCCATGGGGTTTCGCCTCTGGACACGGCTCGCCGCCCATTCGCGCAAGCGCGGGGAGGGCGGCTTGGGTTTCCAGCGCTACGACACCACGGCAGGCCGCGGGAGCGCTTCAATTTTCTGGTTTTGGGTGTTGCAGGGCCGGCGGCAGCTGTCAGCCAGGCTGGAGCGCCGCACGGGACATGTTCAGCGCGACTGCGTGTCAGGCAATCGGCGATGGCCGGGAACGCCGGTGAGCCGCTAACATGGCCGCCCCGCGGGCGGTGGTCGCGCACTGTGCCGGATTCGTCGGAAGCTGGGCTTCTGGCCCTGAGTAACTTCCAACGAAATCAATCCCTTATCTCGCCCCCCGAGTGTAACAGAATAAACAGGCTGATGACTGCACAAGACCCCACCAAGCCGGCCGGCGACAAGCCTTCCGTGCGCATGATCACCGTTCCGGCCGACCGCGCCGGCCAGCGGCTGGATAATTTCCTGCTCGGCCAGCTGAAGGGCGCCCCGCGCAGCCTGGTCTACAAGCTGGTCCGCAGTGGCCAGGTGCGCGTCAATGGCGGGCGAGCCAAGGCCGAGCGCAAGCTGGAGGCCGGCGACGAAGTGCGGATACCACCGGTTCGTCTCACTGAAGAAGGAGACAAGGCTGGGCCACCCGAGGCCTTCATGCGTCGGCTGGAGCAGGCCATCGTCTTCGAAGATGCCCGCCTGCTGGCGCTGAACAAGCCGACCGGCGTCGCCAGCCATGGCGGCAGCGGCATCAGCTTTGGCGCGATCGAGACCCTGCGCGCCCTGCGCCCCGGGCAGACCCTGGAGCTGGTACATCGGCTGGACCGCGATACCTCCGGCCTGCTGATCGTGGCCAAGAAGCGTTCGGCGTTGAGCGAGTTGCAGGCGCTGCTGCGCGAAGACCACGGCGCAGGCATCCGCAAGCGCTACCTGACCCTGCTGGCCGGGCGCATGCCGGACGGTGTGATGACGGTCGATGCGCCGTTGCACGTGGGCCTGCGCCAGGGCGGCGAGCGCCATGTGCAGGTCAACGCGATCGGCAAGGAATCCATCAGCCACTTCCGGGTGCTGGAGCGCAAGGGCGGCCATTCCTACTGCGAAGTGCGGATCGAAACCGGCCGCACCCACCAGATCCGCGTGCATGCCCAGCATCTGGGTCATCCGGTGGCCGGAGATGACAAATATGGCGATCCTGCGGTCAACAAGCGGCTTCGTGAGCAGATCGGGCTGAAACGTCTGTTCCTGCATGCGGCGTCGCTGGAGTTCGCGCTGGACGACGGCAAGAGCCCGTATGTGCTGAGCGCGCCACTGGCGGAAGAGCTGGTCGAGGCGCTGGATCGACTCCGCTGACGGCAGTTCGGCGGCGCCGGGCGCTTGGCTGTCGCCGTCGTTTCCCTGCGATGAATGGGCTTGTCACTTTCTTTGCTCGTGCAAAGAAAGTAACCAAAGAAACACGCCGCCATCCGCGAGCCGGCGCTGCGCGCCGGTGCCCTGTGCTCCTCGCTCCGGCGAGGGGCGGCGCGGAACTCGCTGCGCTCAGACACCCGCGCCTCTTCGCCCTCGCCGGACCTGCGGTGCTCGGCTCGCTACAAGGCGGGCCTGACAGCCGCAGCGTAGACCCGTGGCCGCACGCAACCTTTGTAGAGTCGAGCCGTGCTCGACTCACGCGCGCAGCGCGGGCTTCGCTTTTCATTCTTTCATTGCGCGGCTGGCATGCACGTAGCCTGTCAGAGGCCGGGCGAGGTGGGTTTGCGGGGGTGTAAGCGCCATTGATGGCGCGCCCAAGCCCCCATGGATGGGTTTACGGCGTCCCCCGCAAGCCCACCTCGCCTGGCCCAACCGCAGAATGCCGCTCTGCCAGCCGCGAGGGGGCTCAGCCCGTTGGCCGGAAACCCTTCACCACTTGAACAGCACCAGGCTGATCGCCAACGTGCCCATGCCGGCCACCAGGCCGTAGACCGTTTCATGCCCCTTGGCGTAACGCTTGGCCGCCGGCAGCAGCTCGTCCAGGGCCAGGAACACCATCACACCGGCGATCAGTCCGAACACCCAACCAAACGTGGCGTGCGACAGCGACCCTGACAACAGCCAGTAGCCCAGCGCCGCGCCCACGGGTTCGGCCAGGCCCGACAAGAGGCTGGCCGAGAACGCGTAGAACTTGTTCTGCGTGGCGAAATACACCGGCACCGCGATCGCGATGCCCTCGGGGATGTTGTGGATGGCAATGGCGAAGGCCAGCGGCATGCCCACCGACGGGCTTTCCAGCGTCGCGAAGAAGGTCGCCAGCCCCTCCGGGAAGTTGTGGGCGGTGATCGCGATCGAGGTCAGCAAGGCGACCCGCTTCAGATACTCGCGGCTGTTGTCGCGGAAGGTGGGGTCCTGTTTGTCCAGGCTGTCATGCGGATTCGGGATGAAGTGGTCGATCAGCACGATCACCACCACGCCCAGCAGGAACGCCAGCGTTCCGTAGGTGAACCCGGTGCGCTCGCCATAGGCCAGCGCGAACGAGGCGATGGATTTGTTGAGGATCTCCGACAGCGAGACGTACACCATCGCGCCGCCGGCAAAGGCCAGGCCGAAGGCCAGCAGGCGCGGGTTGGGGCGGCGCGAGAACAGCACCAGCAGGCTGCCGATGGCAGTGGCCAGGCCCGCAGCGAGGGTGACCGCCAGGGCGATCCAGATGTTTTCGGGGGGGATCTGCAGCATGTACCGACGCGTTCCTTGTCATCAAGCAATCGCCCCGGCACGGGCCGGGGCGGCAAAGGCGAGGCGGGCGTCGGCTGGCCTCGTCAGCGGCAGGCGATCAGCCGCCGCGGCGCAGGCTTTCTTCGATGGCGAAGCACTGGTCCGGCTTGGGTTGTGGCGGGTTGAAGCTGACCGGCACCTGGATCGTGGCCGGCACGGCCTCGCCATTGCGGGTGGCGGCCTTGAACTGCCAGCCCTGCACGGCGGTCTTGGCCAGCTCGTCCAGCTGCGGGTTGCCCGCGCCGGTCAGCAGGGTGACCTCGCTGGGTTTGCCGTCGGTACCGATCACCACCTTGAAGGTGCTGGTGCCGCCCACGCCGGTGCAGGCCAGCTCGAGCGGGTACTGCGGTGGCGGCGTCTTCACTGCGGCCACCTCGGTGGGGGCCGCAGCCGGCGCTGCCGGCGGCTCGGAGGTGCCGCAGCCGGCCAGGCTGGTCGCGGCAAGCAGGGACAGGCTCAGCAATCGCACGTTCATTTCAGTTGCTCCGTCAGGGCCGAAGTCTTCGCTGCGCAGATGAAGTCGTTCTCGCTCAGGCCGCCCACGTCGTGGGTGGAATAGCGAACGACGGCACGGTCGTAATGGACGCCGAGGTCGGGGTGATGGTCTTCGCCGTGGGCAATCCAGGCCAGTGCGTTCACGAAGGCCATGGTGGCGTAGTAGTCCTTGAAGCGGAATGTGCGCACCAGCGCCTGCCCGGCCTCGGCCAGCTCCCAGCCGGGAACCTGCGGCAGCAGTTCGGCCAGGCGGGCCTCGCCCAGCTTGTGGTCGCTGCCCTTGCGCGGCACGCAATGCGCCTGTGCCAGCGGAATCAGGTCGGCCATGGGTTCCTCCACCTCGTGTTGACTGAACAATGCGCCGGCCGGTGTATAAAACGAATGAGCGGCTGACGCTTACTTGGCTAGAATAGCCTGATGATCCAGATCTCCGACACTGCCCAGACCCATTTCCGCAAGCTGATCGAACGCGAGGGCGTGCCCGGTATGGGCGTACGCTTGAGTGCGGTCGACCCCGGCACCCCGCGCGCCGATGCCCGGCTGGAGTTCGCCGAGCCGACCGACCTGCTCGGCGACGAGTGGGCGGTGGACTGCGATGGCTTCACGCTCTATGTCGACGCTACCAGCGTTGGCTGGCTCGATGGCGCGGAAATCGACATCGTGCCCGGCACCGCCGGCACCCAGCAGCTGACGATCAAGGCGCCGCGGATCAAGGGCGAAGCGCCCGGCGATGCCGCCTCGCTGGTCGAGCGCGTGCATTGGGTGGTGGAAAACGAAGTCAATCCGCAGCTCGCCTCGCACGGCGGCAAGGTGGCCGTGCAGGAAGTCTCGGCCGACGGCGTGGTACTGCTGCGCTTCGGTGGTGGTTGCCAGGGCTGTGGCATGGCCGACGTCACCCTCAAGCAGGGCATCGAGAAGACCTTGATGGGCCGTGTGCCCGGCGTAACCGCCGTGCGTGACGCTACCGATCACGACAGCGGCCACGCACCGTATATTCCGCGCGGCAACGCCGCCTGATCGCCAACGCGTGCCTCTGCCCAGAGCCGAGCAACTCATCGACCTGCTGCTGGCGCGCCAGCAGCGTCCCCCCATCCTCGAGAAGAAGACCGGCCTGCCGTATGGCTGGGCAATCTGGCTGCGGACGCTGACGCCACTGCCACCTTCCTTCCACGCACGCGACCTGATCGCGGTGCTGCTGCCGCGGCCGCTGCCCGGGCCGCCGGGACAATTGCCGGCGCTGGGGCCATGGGCGTCCCTGCGTCGTCTGTTCTGGCAGGACTGGGATCCGGCGCCTCGTGACCAGCGCTGGATGCGCTGGACGTCGGCGCTGCTCAGCGCGCTGCTGCATCTGTTGTTCTTCCTGTTGCTGCTGTGGGTGGCGGTGATCCGCACATCTTCGCCGGACGAGCAGGGCAGCGAGGGTGACCGCGTGCAGATTGAATTCGTCGGCCGTGCTGCGCAGGAAGGCGGCGGCGACCAGGCCGGTACCGAAGCGGCTGCCGCTGCGGCCGCCGGTGCCACGGCCGCAGGACAGGAGGCGGGAGCTGCCACCGCGCCGCGCCCGCAGCCGGCTGAACCTGCGCCGGCTTCTGCCGCCACGGCTGCTACAGCGCCGACCGCCAGCGTGCCGCCACCGCCCGAGGTCGAGCCTGCACCGATTGCTGCACCGCCGCCCTCACCGGTGCAGGCCACCGAAGTGGCGCAGGCCACCACCGATTTCGTGGTGCCACCGATGGCGCCGCCACGGACCGAGGTCAGCATCGTTCCGCGCGATACCGTCCCGACCGTGCGCGAGCGCAGCGTGCAGCCGGTGCAGGCGACGCCGATGCCAACGCCGGTACGCACGCCCGAGGTGGCCGTGCAGGCGCCGCGCGTGCGCGATGTGGAGGTGCAGGAACGCGAAATCGCCACGGTCGAAGCGCCGGTGGCGTCGCAGACCCTGCGTACCACCGACATCCCGGTGCGCGTGCCGCAGCGTGAGGTGCAGGTGCGCGAACGCGAAGTTCAGGCCATGACCGATCCGCAGGTGCGCATGGCCACTGTCGCGGGGCGCGAGCCCACCGTGCGTGCGCCTGCCGGTCGCGAGGTGCAGGTGCGCGAACGGGAGGTTGCAGCCGCTCCGGTTCCGGCAGTGTCGACGTCGGCCGGCAGTGCGACGACGCCTGCACCGGCGCCAGCCGGTAGCGCAGCCCGGAACGACACCAGTGCGGCGCGTCCAGCAGCGACCAGCGCGGCCTCCGCGCAGGCGGGCGCACGCCCGGCGCCGACCCCGGGCAACTGGGCGACACCTGCACGCGGTGACGATTGGGGCGCCTCCAGCCGCAATCGCGACGGCGCCAATCAGGGCGCTGCGCAGGCCAGTGCCGGCAAGGGCGAGGGCCTGTTCAATGCCGACGGCAGCGTACGCGTGGCCGGCCAGGACGGGGGCGGCAAGGCCGAGCGTGGCGCACCCGGTGGAGCCAATGATGGCTGGAGCAAGGAACGCATTGCCGAGTCCGGCAGGTGGCTTAAGCGGCCGCCGTACGACTACACGCCCACATCGTTCGACAAATACTGGGTGCCGCAGGAATCGCTGCTCGCCGAATGGGTGCGCAAGGGCGTCAAGGCGATGGAGATTCCGTTGCCGGGAACCAGTACGAAGATTTCCTGCGTGATCTCGATCCTGCAGGCCGGTGGCGGCTGTGGTCTCACCAATCCGAACATGCAGGACCAGCCCGCCGTGGCGCGTCCGCCGCCGGATATCCCGTTCAAGAAAGAGCTGCAGGAAGATAACGGCAGCCGGTAGGGCGGCGGATCCACGCGTGGCGTGGATCTACCCGGTCGGATGCACAGTAGATCCACGCCATGCGTGGATGATCCCTGCGCGGGGGCACGGCATGCCGACCAAGGCCGGCCTCTACCGGGTCACGCGCTCTGCGACAGGAACACCCAGAACGGGACGTCGCGGCCCACCCAGTCACGGCTGGCTTCATCGAGGATGTCCAGCAGCGTGTCGAACTCCTTGCCAGCCCCTGCGCGCAGGGCATCGACATCGGCCAGGAACAGCGCATAGCCATTGGCCGGCAACCATTGCAGGTCGCGCAGGTTGTCGGCCAGTGCATCCCAGTTGCCGCCGAAGCCGGCGGGGAAATCAAGCTGGGCGGCCAACCGTGCCAGCAAGGTGCGCTTGTCGCTCACGCCATCCAGATCGATCCGGATCACCTTCAGGTCGGCATCGCGCATCGCTGCCGACAGTGCGCTGATATCCGAGCTGTCGATCGCGTAGACGCCGGCATTGTTGATGTCATGCAGGCCGAGGCCGAAATCATCATGGCTCATGGGCGTTCTCCGGAGGCCGGTAGAGTGAAGCTGCGGAACGATTCGTAGTGATCATCGGTGTAGTACCAGGCATCTGGCGGGGTGCCACCGGTGACGATGCGTCGCGCGCCACGGTTGCCTGCACCCGGCGTGTCGACGGTGTACTCGCGGTAGTAGCCACGCGGTCGCTGTGGCAACCGTTGTTCGCGGTTGCCGAAGGTGCTGCCGTCCTGGCGGTGCGGGAACGGACCACCACGCTGGATCAGTGCGATGGTCTGGCGGGCTTCGGCCGGCAGGAAGGTGGGTAGGGCGCTGTCGCTGCCGCTGTTGCGGACTGCCGGAGCACTGGCGGCCGGCGTGCCCTGCAGGTCAGGCGCGAACTGCGGCGGCGCTGGCCGCTGCAGGAAATGATTGGCGACCAGGCCGAGCAACAGCAGGGCGATGGCGGTGATCAACAGCCGGGGGTTGCGCATGAGCAGAGGCGGGCGAGGGTGGTGTGCCCACTGTAGCGCCTGCGCGCTGCACCCTGCATGAGGCCGCGCGCTGCGTCACCTCCGGGTAACAATTGCCGGCATGCTCACCTGCAGGACGCAATTTCCTTTACATCCCCCTTGGTAATCTGGCGGTCTGTCCCCATCATTCACCGCGCACCGCCCGACGATGCCGTCGGGTGCCCTCGCTATCAGGAGATGCATCATGGCCTACACCCTGCCCAAGCTGCCCTACGCCTACGACGCGCTGGAACCGCATATCGATGCGGCGACGATGGAAATCCATCACACCAAGCATCACCAGACCTACATCAACAACGTCAACGCTGCGCTGGAAGGCACCGAATACGCCGACCTGCCGGTCGAAGAACTGGTGAAGAAGCTGAAGTCGCTGCCGGAGAACCTGCAGGGCCCGGTGCGCAACAACGGTGGCGGCCACGCCAACCACTCGCTGTTCTGGACCGTGATGGCGCCGAACGCGGGCGGCAACCCGGTCGGTGATGTGGCCAAGGCGATCGACAAGGACCTGGGCGGTTTCGACAAGTTCAAGGATGCCTTCACCAAGGCCGCGCTGACCCGTTTCGGCAGTGGCTGGGCGTGGCTGAGCGTGACCCCGGACAAGAAGGTCGTGGTCGAGAGCAGCGGCAACCAGGACAGCCCGTTGATGGAAGGCAATACCCCGATCCTCGGTCTGGACGTGTGGGAACACGCGTACTACCTGAAGTATCAGAACCGTCGTCCGGAATACATCGGCGCGTTCTTCAACGTCATCGACTGGAACGAAGTCGAGCGTCGTTACCAGGAAGCGATCGCCTGATCGCAGCGCCTGCGTGAACGCGAAAAGGCCGGGGGAGACCCCGGCCTTTTCGTTTGCGCATCGGTAGTGCCGGCCGCTGGCCGGCAACCTCATGGTTCTCATTCGGTGGTGGCGGGCACATCCTGCAGCCGCAGCGTCGCCATCACACCCAGGCGCAGGCCGGGCAGATCGCCATCGGCGGGCAGCAGGATCGCCTGCTGGCGGATGCCGCCGAAGTGCTTGACCTGGAACAGAACATCCAACCCATGGCCACTGGCTCCACCGCCGCTGGCCGCCGGTGCGCCAGGACTGCGCCGGGACGGTTGGAAGCCAGGTGTGCCGCGCACAAGCTCCACGGTGCTGGCGGAGAAATCCCCGGCGATCAGGCTCGGCATGCCTTCCGCCGTGGCACCGATCCAGGTCATCAGGTCGCTGGTCTGATGCTGTCGGGCCGTGGCCTCATCGGGCTCCGGACGCAGGCGTGCGACATAGACGTTGACGTCGTTGTCGCCCAGGCGCAGGCGCATCATGCCGGCGGCACTGAAGGTGCCCGGCGGGTGCAGCAGGGTGACCCCGTCCTCGCTGACCGGCAGCCGGCTGAGCATGGCGTTGCCATGCCGGACCGGCTGGCTCGGCGGGTCCGCGGTGACGAAATCGCAGCTGTAGCGCAGACGGCTGGCCAACCAGCAGGCCGGATTGCGCCCTTGCTGCTGCAATACCTGCTGCACCGAAATCACATCCGGCTGCAGATCGGTCAGCAGCTGCAGCACCTGTTCGCGGCGCTGCTTCCACTGGCCCTCGTCACGGCTGGGCAGTTCCAGCGCGGCAACGGTCAATTGCCGCACTTCGGTGGCAAGGCTGGTGGCCGGCGGCGCCTGTGGCCGGGCCAGCGCAGGCACGGCCAGCATGAGGGCAAGGCAGCTGGGCAGGATGCGGGCGAAGGGCAGGGGGCG includes the following:
- a CDS encoding NfuA family Fe-S biogenesis protein; translated protein: MIQISDTAQTHFRKLIEREGVPGMGVRLSAVDPGTPRADARLEFAEPTDLLGDEWAVDCDGFTLYVDATSVGWLDGAEIDIVPGTAGTQQLTIKAPRIKGEAPGDAASLVERVHWVVENEVNPQLASHGGKVAVQEVSADGVVLLRFGGGCQGCGMADVTLKQGIEKTLMGRVPGVTAVRDATDHDSGHAPYIPRGNAA
- a CDS encoding endonuclease/exonuclease/phosphatase family protein; translation: MRPLPFARILPSCLALMLAVPALARPQAPPATSLATEVRQLTVAALELPSRDEGQWKQRREQVLQLLTDLQPDVISVQQVLQQQGRNPACWLASRLRYSCDFVTADPPSQPVRHGNAMLSRLPVSEDGVTLLHPPGTFSAAGMMRLRLGDNDVNVYVARLRPEPDEATARQHQTSDLMTWIGATAEGMPSLIAGDFSASTVELVRGTPGFQPSRRSPGAPAASGGGASGHGLDVLFQVKHFGGIRQQAILLPADGDLPGLRLGVMATLRLQDVPATTE
- a CDS encoding barstar family protein, which produces MSHDDFGLGLHDINNAGVYAIDSSDISALSAAMRDADLKVIRIDLDGVSDKRTLLARLAAQLDFPAGFGGNWDALADNLRDLQWLPANGYALFLADVDALRAGAGKEFDTLLDILDEASRDWVGRDVPFWVFLSQSA
- a CDS encoding ribonuclease domain-containing protein — encoded protein: MRNPRLLITAIALLLLGLVANHFLQRPAPPQFAPDLQGTPAASAPAVRNSGSDSALPTFLPAEARQTIALIQRGGPFPHRQDGSTFGNREQRLPQRPRGYYREYTVDTPGAGNRGARRIVTGGTPPDAWYYTDDHYESFRSFTLPASGERP
- a CDS encoding superoxide dismutase gives rise to the protein MAYTLPKLPYAYDALEPHIDAATMEIHHTKHHQTYINNVNAALEGTEYADLPVEELVKKLKSLPENLQGPVRNNGGGHANHSLFWTVMAPNAGGNPVGDVAKAIDKDLGGFDKFKDAFTKAALTRFGSGWAWLSVTPDKKVVVESSGNQDSPLMEGNTPILGLDVWEHAYYLKYQNRRPEYIGAFFNVIDWNEVERRYQEAIA